The Leucobacter viscericola sequence GTCTCCGGGCCAGACGGCGGTGCCAGCCTCAATCTGCGGGCTGATATCGATGTAGCGCACCAAGCTTCCCTTCGTCGCGAACAAGCATGCAGCGTTCATTGTGGCAAGATTGTCGAGACTGAAGGCATCTTTTCGGATTCAGTACGCACAGATGCACCAAAACTGGATATTCAGCGAAACCCTCGACCTGAAACGAGTCTCCCTTGGAAACACTTCAGCTGTCAGACATCGACCGCCGCATCGTCGCCGCGCTCGCGCAGTTCGGGCGCATTCCCTACAAAGAACTCGCCGCAGAGGTTGGTATTCCAACCTCCACCTGCCACGGCCGCGTGCGCGCGCTCGAGGAGCGCGGTGTGATCCGCGGGTACCGCGCTGACATTTCACCCGAGGCAATCGGGCAGAGTGTGAGCGCGCTCATCATGCTTCGTGTGCACAGCCACCAGCGGGATCGGGTGCCGACGCTCACCTCGCAGTTGCAGCACATTCCCGGCGTGCAGCAGGTGTTTCTCATCGGTGGCGACAAAGACCTGGTGGTGCACGTCGCGTGCGAGAGCGTGCCTGCGCTACGCACTCTTATTGCCGAACACTTCGGATCCAACTCAGCGCTCGCACAAACCCAGACCCAGATCGTGTTCGAGCACCTGCCCGGCCTGACGCCGCTCTCGGACGCGGTCTGAGCTACACGCGCCAGTCGACCGGCGAGGCTCCCTGTGCTTCAAGCGCCGAGTTTGCGCGACTGAAGGGACGCGATCCGAAAAAGCCGCGCGATGCCGAAAGTGGCGAGGGGTGCGGGCTTTCAATGCGTGGAATCTCGTTGCCGGTCGCAGGGTCTCGCAGCATCGGCGCGAGGGATCGCGCGTCGTTGCCCCACAGAATCGCAACGAGCGGGCCCCCACGGGCCACGAGCGAGCGAATAGCTAACTCGGTGAAGGCTTCCCACCCTTTACCGCGGTGCGATCCCGCATTACCCGCACGCACGGTCAACACCCTGTTGAGCAGCATCACACCGTGGTCGGCCCAGGCGGTGAGGTCGCCGTGCGGGGCAGGCGGAATGCCGAGGTCGTCGTTCAGCTCGCGATAGATGTTCTGCAGGCTGCGCGGGATCGGGCGCACGTCTGGCGAGGTTGCAAACGAAAGTCCGATTGCGTGCCCGGGGGTGGGGTAAGGATCCTGCCCCACTATCAACACACGCACATCGGCGAGCGGCCGCTGAAACGCGGCGAGGATCCGATCCCCCGCCGGCAAAATCTGCTGGCCCGAAGCGCGCTCACTATTCAGAAACTGGCCGAGTGCCGCGAGCTGATCTCCCATGGGAGCGAGTGCCTCTGCCCAGTCGGCAGCGATGATTCCGTTCTCGGCCATCTCGCCGAGTGTCATTGCCACGGTCACGCCTTTGGCACCAGCGGGCCGCGGTGCGTGTGGAACACACTCGACTGGGCAACTGGCCGCAGCACGATCAGATCCTGGTTCACGTGTGCGGGCTGCTCGAAAGCGCCAGCGATCACGGTCGCCACGTCTTCTGCCGTGAGGGGCGTGACGTCGACGTAGGGTTTCGCAGCGGCTTCCGCGTCGCCGCGCAGCCGTTTGAGTGTGAACTCTTCCGTGTGCACGAGCCCGGGGGCCACCTCCATCACACGGATTGGCTCACCCGCGAGCTCAAGCCGCAGCACATTGGTGACAGCGTGCGCGGCAAACTTCGCGGCGTTGTAACCTCCGCCGCCGGGGTAAGCGTCGTGCCCGGCTGTCGAGGTCAGGTTGAGGATCGAAGCTGAGCCGGTCTGGCCAGCACCCTCTCTCAGCACGGGCAGCATCGCGGCCGTGACCGTGCGCAGCCCGATGACGTTGACCTCAAACATTCTGCGCCAGTCATCGTTCGACGAGTGCTCCACGGAGTCCGCGCCGACCGCTCCACCCGCGTTGTTCACGAGGCCCGTGGCGCCGCCGGTCTCAGCAACTTCCGCGACCATCC is a genomic window containing:
- a CDS encoding Lrp/AsnC family transcriptional regulator — its product is METLQLSDIDRRIVAALAQFGRIPYKELAAEVGIPTSTCHGRVRALEERGVIRGYRADISPEAIGQSVSALIMLRVHSHQRDRVPTLTSQLQHIPGVQQVFLIGGDKDLVVHVACESVPALRTLIAEHFGSNSALAQTQTQIVFEHLPGLTPLSDAV
- a CDS encoding uracil-DNA glycosylase — translated: MAMTLGEMAENGIIAADWAEALAPMGDQLAALGQFLNSERASGQQILPAGDRILAAFQRPLADVRVLIVGQDPYPTPGHAIGLSFATSPDVRPIPRSLQNIYRELNDDLGIPPAPHGDLTAWADHGVMLLNRVLTVRAGNAGSHRGKGWEAFTELAIRSLVARGGPLVAILWGNDARSLAPMLRDPATGNEIPRIESPHPSPLSASRGFFGSRPFSRANSALEAQGASPVDWRV
- a CDS encoding SDR family oxidoreductase, with the translated sequence MKRVVVTGASSGIGAATVKRFAELGWQTVAVARREDRLRALAAETGAHIIVCDVTDEAQVARMVAEVAETGGATGLVNNAGGAVGADSVEHSSNDDWRRMFEVNVIGLRTVTAAMLPVLREGAGQTGSASILNLTSTAGHDAYPGGGGYNAAKFAAHAVTNVLRLELAGEPIRVMEVAPGLVHTEEFTLKRLRGDAEAAAKPYVDVTPLTAEDVATVIAGAFEQPAHVNQDLIVLRPVAQSSVFHTHRGPLVPKA